Proteins encoded within one genomic window of Dyadobacter chenhuakuii:
- a CDS encoding hybrid sensor histidine kinase/response regulator transcription factor produces the protein MRSEILLTFRFICLIIACCAATFTAWAQPAEPKFTSLTSTDGLSSNTVTAILKDQYGLMWFGTDDGLSRFDGTDVIVYRHDKKDSTSLRSNDISCLHQDRKGRIWVGTIEGGLHLYNRRKDSFEIIPSPHSVTSITSDATGKLWVGTTAGLINVDPESHQISTFASRPNMPDQISKGMILGIAIDSKKRVWIGSRNGLFKMDPADKSEEYINYLQSLPDEAGARTVKSIVEDREGNIWAATFSGVFKLNANGQIIKHFKYDPNNKNSLSTNMVFAVTWENAYQLWICTDAGLNMLDTRSGNITRYGPDARTQFSLSNKSVRSILIDNEGICWLGTYKGGVNKYDKNLAIFGLKRSDVNDPYGLSAPFVTSFAETGSGELFVGTDGGGLNVYNRQTNLFRKFPINPKNKNAASGLAILTLELVADNELWIGTFQDGLFQFNPKTGAYTQYMRGKDSSTLSNNEIFCLEKDKSGQLWVGTNGGGVHLFDPATKRFTRFHDAGVPVLQRSIPLNGYIRDLMLDSKGKLWVASHGTGIAVYDPVTKKTLLLDKQSSELPSNIVFSLLEDSRGNIWAGTSGEGLALYNPRTRKFSTYGSKEGLASNIVNKVLEDAQGRIWVSTNQGISYLDLKNKKFINYTSYNGIQDRTFVLGSGIRAADNTLFFGGIAGFNYIDTRSLPDSKRIPPIILKDLKIGNRSITPADSNFIDADITVARTISLDYKQNFSIGFAALDYTNPKQMHYRHRLVGMQSEWNETGLTNFASYTNLSPGKYVFEVQASGDGINWGPQTKSVAVIVKPPFYLTIYAYIFYILAPFAIVYYMRRRGIQKLQRQFKEQQQRAEVERAQELDRMKIKFLTNLSHEFRTPISLILAPVDNLLVKTRSTELHPPVNAIKRNAKRLLNLVDQLLDFKNMQEQEVKLDLKRRDIILFIKDTCDQFSDLSIRKGIQFKIDSAPDQLTMDFDADKLERVLFNLLSNAFKFTPKGGEVALNVQQQTDVEGKHWLQINISDNGIGIAEDQHEKIFDRFFQSDTDLTVLNQGSGIGLSIVREFVQLHQGKINVVSQPGAGSTFTVELPIAEQLIPVTEQPASTPKTLNETESGFAKSEKANLEDPSNVLIIEDNDEFRHYLKESLMPFYHVIEASNGKEGWQKTLSHHPELIVSDVAMPEMDGIALSQKIKSDKRTKHIPIILLTASTGEQQQLEGLNSGANDYLTKPFNFEILNAKINNLILLNRLLKGVYSRHIQVSGEAPQMESSQEKLLKDMLSYIEDNLHTAQLSVENLSKHVGMSRGTLYSKVLEMSGQTPIEFIRSIKLEKAALLLENSDLSISQISYMTGFTAPNYFAKSFKAKFNMLPTEYKTKKRRHHEVTMSGR, from the coding sequence ATGCGTTCAGAGATTCTTCTCACATTCCGTTTTATCTGCCTGATAATCGCATGCTGTGCAGCGACATTTACAGCATGGGCGCAGCCTGCTGAGCCCAAGTTTACGTCGCTGACATCAACGGACGGGTTATCATCAAATACTGTGACGGCCATTCTGAAAGATCAGTATGGACTGATGTGGTTCGGAACGGACGATGGTTTGAGCAGGTTCGACGGCACGGATGTCATCGTTTACCGGCATGATAAGAAGGATTCAACCTCACTAAGATCCAATGATATTTCCTGCCTGCATCAGGACCGCAAAGGCCGGATCTGGGTTGGCACGATCGAAGGCGGATTGCACCTTTATAACAGAAGAAAAGATTCATTCGAGATCATTCCGTCCCCCCATAGCGTAACGAGCATCACCAGCGATGCCACGGGAAAACTTTGGGTCGGCACCACAGCAGGGCTGATCAATGTGGACCCGGAAAGCCATCAGATCAGCACATTCGCATCCAGGCCCAACATGCCTGACCAAATTTCCAAAGGAATGATCCTCGGCATTGCGATAGACAGCAAAAAAAGGGTTTGGATCGGATCCAGGAATGGATTGTTCAAAATGGATCCGGCTGATAAAAGCGAGGAATATATCAATTACCTGCAATCACTGCCCGACGAAGCCGGTGCGCGCACGGTGAAGTCTATTGTTGAAGACCGCGAGGGGAACATTTGGGCCGCCACATTCAGCGGAGTGTTCAAACTCAATGCGAATGGGCAGATTATCAAGCATTTTAAATATGACCCTAACAACAAGAATTCCCTGAGCACCAATATGGTGTTTGCTGTTACCTGGGAAAACGCCTATCAACTATGGATATGCACGGATGCCGGCTTGAATATGCTGGATACCCGAAGCGGCAACATTACGCGCTATGGCCCGGATGCAAGGACGCAGTTTAGTTTAAGCAACAAATCGGTGCGGAGTATACTCATAGATAATGAGGGCATTTGCTGGCTTGGCACTTATAAGGGCGGGGTAAATAAATACGATAAAAACCTGGCGATCTTTGGCTTGAAGCGGTCAGATGTGAATGACCCATACGGATTGAGCGCGCCATTTGTGACATCCTTCGCGGAAACCGGATCGGGCGAGCTCTTTGTAGGCACCGACGGCGGCGGGTTAAATGTTTATAACCGGCAAACGAATTTGTTCCGGAAATTTCCAATTAATCCAAAGAACAAGAATGCAGCGTCCGGGCTTGCTATCCTTACGCTGGAACTGGTTGCGGACAACGAGCTTTGGATCGGGACCTTTCAGGACGGGCTTTTTCAGTTTAACCCTAAAACGGGCGCTTATACCCAATATATGAGGGGAAAAGATTCATCCACCCTGAGTAACAACGAGATTTTCTGCCTGGAAAAAGATAAGTCTGGCCAATTGTGGGTGGGCACGAATGGTGGCGGTGTGCATTTGTTTGATCCTGCAACGAAACGGTTTACCAGATTTCACGATGCGGGGGTTCCCGTTTTGCAGCGCAGCATTCCCTTGAACGGCTATATCCGTGATCTCATGCTGGACAGTAAAGGCAAACTCTGGGTGGCGTCGCACGGCACCGGCATTGCTGTGTATGATCCGGTGACGAAGAAAACGCTGTTGCTGGACAAGCAAAGCAGCGAACTGCCCAGCAACATTGTTTTTTCTCTTCTGGAAGACAGCAGAGGGAACATCTGGGCGGGCACATCGGGTGAAGGGCTGGCGTTATACAACCCGCGTACCAGAAAGTTTTCAACTTATGGGTCAAAGGAAGGGCTCGCCAGCAACATTGTCAACAAAGTGCTGGAAGATGCGCAGGGGCGGATTTGGGTCAGTACCAACCAGGGAATCAGCTATCTTGATTTGAAAAATAAAAAATTCATCAACTACACTTCCTATAACGGCATTCAGGACCGGACATTCGTGCTTGGCTCGGGCATCCGCGCGGCTGATAACACGCTTTTTTTCGGTGGCATTGCTGGGTTTAACTACATCGATACACGGAGTTTGCCTGACAGCAAACGGATTCCGCCGATCATTTTAAAAGACCTGAAAATTGGTAATCGCAGCATTACACCCGCCGATTCGAACTTTATTGATGCTGATATTACCGTTGCCAGGACCATTAGCCTGGATTACAAACAGAATTTTTCAATCGGTTTTGCCGCCCTCGATTATACCAATCCAAAACAAATGCATTACCGGCACCGGCTGGTGGGCATGCAGTCGGAATGGAACGAAACAGGGCTTACCAACTTTGCCAGTTATACAAATCTGAGCCCGGGCAAATACGTTTTTGAAGTGCAGGCCAGCGGTGACGGCATTAACTGGGGTCCGCAGACCAAGTCGGTGGCGGTGATCGTGAAACCACCTTTTTACCTGACCATTTACGCTTACATTTTTTACATTCTTGCGCCATTCGCGATTGTATACTATATGCGGCGGCGCGGCATTCAAAAGCTGCAACGGCAATTTAAAGAGCAGCAGCAGCGTGCGGAAGTGGAACGTGCGCAGGAACTGGACCGGATGAAAATCAAGTTTCTGACCAATCTGAGCCACGAGTTCAGGACGCCGATCTCGCTTATCCTTGCCCCTGTTGACAACCTGCTCGTCAAGACCAGATCCACCGAGCTGCATCCGCCGGTTAATGCCATTAAGCGCAACGCGAAAAGGCTGCTGAACCTTGTGGACCAGTTGCTGGATTTTAAAAATATGCAGGAACAGGAAGTAAAGCTCGACCTGAAACGCCGTGACATTATTCTGTTTATCAAAGACACCTGCGACCAGTTTAGTGATCTTTCCATCCGTAAGGGGATTCAGTTCAAAATTGATAGTGCGCCGGATCAGCTTACGATGGATTTCGATGCGGACAAGCTCGAACGGGTTTTGTTTAACCTGCTTTCCAATGCATTTAAATTCACTCCAAAAGGCGGCGAAGTGGCTTTAAATGTTCAGCAGCAAACGGATGTTGAAGGAAAGCACTGGCTTCAAATCAACATTTCGGATAACGGAATAGGCATTGCAGAAGATCAGCACGAAAAGATCTTTGACCGCTTTTTCCAGAGCGATACGGACCTGACGGTTCTGAACCAGGGCAGCGGCATCGGCTTGTCCATTGTGCGCGAGTTTGTGCAGTTGCACCAGGGAAAAATAAATGTTGTAAGTCAGCCGGGCGCGGGCAGCACGTTTACAGTGGAACTGCCGATTGCAGAACAACTTATTCCTGTGACCGAACAGCCTGCCTCAACGCCTAAAACACTGAATGAAACGGAAAGTGGCTTCGCTAAATCGGAAAAGGCCAATCTGGAAGATCCGTCCAATGTGCTGATCATTGAGGACAACGACGAATTCAGACATTATCTGAAAGAAAGCCTGATGCCCTTCTATCATGTTATAGAAGCGAGCAACGGCAAAGAAGGCTGGCAAAAAACGCTCAGCCACCATCCCGAACTGATTGTAAGCGACGTGGCCATGCCCGAAATGGACGGCATTGCTTTGAGCCAGAAAATCAAGTCCGACAAGCGCACCAAACACATCCCTATCATTCTTCTGACGGCATCCACAGGTGAGCAGCAGCAGCTGGAAGGCCTCAATTCCGGAGCGAACGATTATCTGACCAAACCCTTTAATTTTGAAATATTAAATGCCAAGATCAACAATCTGATCCTGCTTAACAGGCTTCTCAAAGGTGTTTACTCGCGGCACATCCAAGTGTCGGGTGAAGCACCGCAGATGGAATCCAGCCAGGAAAAACTGCTGAAAGACATGCTGTCTTACATTGAGGACAACCTGCACACTGCCCAGCTTAGCGTGGAAAATCTCAGCAAGCACGTCGGCATGAGCCGGGGAACATTATACAGCAAGGTCCTGGAAATGAGCGGACAAACGCCCATCGAGTTCATCCGCTCAATCAAACTTGAAAAGGCAGCATTACTATTGGAAAACAGTGATTTAAGCATTTCACAGATCTCCTACATGACGGGTTTTACCGCGCCGAATTATTTTGCAAAATCCTTCAAAGCCAAGTTCAACATGCTGCCGACGGAATACAAGACAAAAAAGCGGAGGCATCATGAAGTAACAATGTCGGGACGATAA
- a CDS encoding SusC/RagA family TonB-linked outer membrane protein: protein MHERLLSNNMLARILGFSGLPILLLGSISMDAVAGNAAWADYGNRHRSALAADIEVTGKVTGPDGEALPGANVLIKSTTRGTSADQDGNFRLSVPDANAVLVFSLVGYAPKEVVVGTQQIINVTLAVDNKTLEEVVVVGYGVQRKRDVTGSVVSVSESTLKEVPAPNLVSQLKGRAAGVSIISNGSTPGSQGQIRIRGNRTLTTSSGSSDGLDGPLVVVDGIPFGGLNDINPDDILSLEVLKDASATAIYGSRGAGGVILVTTKRGKVGKPVFSYDGYHGQTQVMGKFNVMNGQEYAQFKADAAKYNRTAPGTSGYLLTQKEQEALDNGVSTDWQDLIYKPGFMTNHQLGVQGGVENTQYSLGLGYFNETGIIPNQSFQRLNIRATIDQKIGKNVKIGLNTLNTLTYTNTPGGGGVPGGLVRLTPLASPYNADGTVNNFPAEGSIDAAIVSPLTIMSKKESALGRTRSLRTFNSLYAEVNILPGLKYRFNAGLNFSQSNLNNYNGPLTYFNTATTQAGSTAEISNTEYWDVNLQHLLYFDKTVADKHKLGFTALYEYTKNHSLGSRFTVTGVPADYIKTSNFSLAAGQPVAPSDFGNSFSETGLLSYMGRLNYSYADKYLLTLTLRRDGSSTLSPANQYFNYPAIGLGWNVVEEGFMKSAPFISNLKLRGGWGISGNRNVGAYSTLGALSAGYYNFGLGTAGQQLAYTVTSLPSSDLSWQSTSQLDIGVDFGLFNNRITGSVDWYHQKTKDILLSVPLPPSNGAGSTLKNLGKTEGKGLEVAATFEIVRKPKGFNWSIDATYFFNREKITQLTTPDEKSNLGAGWFVGQPLSVIFDYKKLGIWQTADAENGTLAQQTSPVQFAGQIRVEDLNGDNKIDANDRQILGNFQPKWEGGLTSRFSFKNFDASVVTYARMGMKVLVPYLTGNSTGSGGFAFFNQSRVNQVKTDYWTETNPTNAFPAPDASGAVANFGSTLGYYDGSFIKCRSINLGYTFESNVIKKIGATSARIYVNLTNPFIIYAPLVKDDLAIDPEGNSYATGQSTLNPQGASDRGAPERQISVNLNSPPVRQFTVGVNLKF, encoded by the coding sequence ATGCATGAACGTTTATTAAGCAATAACATGCTCGCCAGGATACTGGGTTTTTCTGGCCTACCTATTCTGCTGCTCGGCAGCATTTCCATGGATGCAGTTGCCGGTAATGCAGCATGGGCAGATTACGGCAACCGGCATCGTTCAGCTCTGGCAGCGGACATTGAAGTTACCGGAAAAGTAACCGGCCCGGACGGTGAGGCGCTGCCTGGCGCCAATGTGCTCATCAAGTCCACAACAAGAGGCACCAGCGCCGATCAGGATGGAAATTTCCGGCTCAGCGTCCCGGATGCGAATGCCGTTCTGGTGTTTTCGCTCGTGGGTTACGCGCCCAAGGAAGTGGTTGTAGGAACGCAGCAGATCATTAACGTGACTTTGGCGGTCGACAATAAGACGCTCGAAGAAGTAGTTGTCGTGGGTTATGGCGTTCAGCGCAAGCGGGACGTGACGGGCTCGGTGGTTTCAGTGAGCGAAAGCACATTGAAAGAAGTGCCTGCGCCCAACCTCGTAAGCCAGTTGAAGGGCCGTGCGGCGGGAGTCTCGATTATTAGCAACGGAAGCACACCAGGCTCTCAGGGCCAGATCCGGATCCGCGGAAACCGTACATTAACCACCAGCTCAGGTTCCAGCGATGGCTTGGATGGTCCGCTGGTGGTGGTGGACGGGATCCCGTTCGGTGGCTTGAATGACATTAACCCGGATGATATTCTAAGTCTGGAAGTTTTGAAAGATGCGTCAGCAACAGCGATTTATGGCTCGCGCGGAGCGGGTGGCGTAATCCTGGTAACAACCAAAAGAGGAAAAGTCGGCAAGCCTGTTTTCAGCTACGACGGTTACCACGGACAAACGCAGGTGATGGGCAAATTCAATGTCATGAATGGACAGGAATATGCACAATTCAAAGCCGATGCAGCCAAATATAACCGCACAGCGCCGGGCACATCGGGTTATTTGCTGACCCAGAAAGAGCAGGAAGCACTTGACAATGGTGTTTCAACAGACTGGCAGGATTTGATTTACAAACCCGGCTTCATGACCAACCATCAGCTGGGTGTGCAGGGCGGCGTTGAAAACACGCAGTATTCACTCGGATTGGGTTACTTCAACGAAACCGGGATCATTCCGAACCAGAGTTTCCAGCGTTTGAACATTCGCGCAACCATTGACCAGAAGATTGGCAAAAACGTCAAAATAGGTCTGAATACATTAAATACGCTGACTTACACCAACACGCCGGGCGGCGGGGGCGTGCCGGGCGGGCTGGTGCGACTGACTCCATTGGCATCGCCCTACAATGCAGACGGAACCGTAAATAATTTTCCGGCCGAAGGTTCTATTGATGCTGCTATCGTGAGTCCGCTGACCATTATGTCCAAAAAGGAATCGGCCCTGGGCCGCACGCGATCATTGCGGACATTCAACAGCCTTTATGCGGAAGTTAATATTTTACCAGGATTGAAATACCGTTTCAATGCAGGTCTGAATTTCAGTCAGTCCAACCTGAATAATTACAACGGCCCGCTGACCTATTTCAACACGGCCACGACGCAAGCCGGATCCACCGCCGAGATCAGCAACACCGAATATTGGGACGTGAACTTGCAGCATTTGCTTTATTTTGATAAAACAGTTGCAGACAAGCATAAGCTGGGTTTCACTGCGCTTTACGAATACACCAAAAACCACTCGCTGGGAAGCCGCTTTACGGTAACCGGTGTGCCTGCCGATTATATCAAAACGTCCAACTTCTCGCTCGCTGCGGGCCAGCCGGTCGCGCCGTCGGATTTTGGAAACTCGTTTTCAGAGACTGGGTTGCTGTCTTACATGGGAAGGCTTAATTATAGCTATGCAGACAAATATTTGCTGACATTGACGCTGCGCCGCGATGGTTCGTCCACCTTATCTCCGGCAAATCAATATTTCAATTATCCCGCGATCGGTTTAGGCTGGAATGTGGTGGAAGAAGGTTTTATGAAATCGGCTCCGTTCATTTCCAATCTTAAACTACGCGGCGGCTGGGGGATTTCCGGCAACCGGAATGTAGGCGCATACTCGACGTTAGGTGCATTATCCGCGGGTTATTACAACTTTGGATTGGGTACGGCTGGTCAGCAGCTTGCTTACACTGTGACAAGTTTGCCTTCTAGCGACCTGAGCTGGCAGTCGACCTCGCAGCTGGACATTGGTGTTGATTTTGGTTTGTTCAACAACCGCATTACGGGTTCTGTGGACTGGTATCACCAGAAAACCAAAGACATTCTCCTCTCCGTACCGCTGCCGCCAAGCAATGGTGCAGGCTCAACATTGAAAAATTTGGGTAAAACAGAAGGCAAAGGATTGGAAGTGGCTGCCACTTTTGAAATTGTCAGAAAACCAAAAGGGTTCAATTGGAGCATTGACGCAACTTATTTCTTTAACCGGGAAAAAATCACGCAGCTGACCACGCCCGACGAAAAGTCCAATCTGGGTGCGGGATGGTTTGTAGGACAGCCGCTTTCCGTGATTTTTGATTATAAAAAATTAGGAATATGGCAGACCGCAGACGCAGAAAACGGCACATTAGCGCAGCAAACATCACCTGTTCAGTTCGCCGGACAGATCAGGGTGGAAGATTTAAACGGCGATAACAAGATCGACGCCAATGACCGCCAGATCCTGGGTAATTTCCAGCCTAAATGGGAGGGTGGATTAACCAGCCGTTTCAGCTTCAAAAACTTTGATGCATCGGTGGTAACCTATGCGAGAATGGGCATGAAAGTGCTTGTCCCTTACTTAACGGGTAACTCCACAGGTTCAGGCGGTTTCGCATTCTTTAACCAAAGCCGTGTAAATCAGGTAAAAACCGATTACTGGACCGAAACTAACCCCACGAACGCATTCCCGGCTCCCGACGCAAGCGGTGCTGTGGCCAACTTCGGCTCAACATTAGGCTACTATGACGGCTCATTCATCAAATGCCGCAGCATCAACCTCGGTTACACATTTGAGAGCAATGTTATCAAGAAAATCGGCGCGACTTCGGCGAGAATTTACGTCAACCTCACCAACCCGTTCATCATTTACGCACCGTTGGTGAAAGACGACCTGGCGATTGATCCCGAAGGAAACAGCTATGCAACAGGCCAGTCAACGCTGAACCCGCAAGGCGCCAGCGACCGTGGCGCACCGGAACGCCAGATCTCGGTCAACCTGAATTCTCCACCGGTAAGACAATTCACTGTGGGCGTAAACCTTAAATTCTAA
- a CDS encoding RagB/SusD family nutrient uptake outer membrane protein, with the protein MKSIKNIITAALIASLSTGCEKVLEEHPQSQIVPTYFNSPAGVLGGIAGVYNDIRGQWGTEGFTVEMQAGTDEFIQGVNGGGGPAYTYNGLNSSNFGSAWGVAFQDINTLNGVLQYGATIDLPEATRKQYLAQAKFLRAFWYFYLVQTWGDVPLHTEFITVPSQAASRQPAADVYALIIQDLTEAAADLPNQPTAPFLGKAATKPVAQLLLAKAYLTRGWLNNTASDFTQAAAICDDIIAKKADYGLDLWQDYGDAFVPANDYGKETMFVSDHVLDPKYGYYQVGGQAGGGAAQNLSPWFTNWNYPNNSGINSIKNAAGAFVNNGTSGMIRDSYYGRPYVRMRPNSDKIANGPRAGKNYFLDQAFTNRKVDSRYANSFYTVYISNTAVKNEANTANNLRGISYTTVPGVDTAVWLPDYEVPGAPQFVGTRPFKGIVVPPSLWNNGIFPALKKFMDPSRGANFNDPSTRPAVLYRFSDVYMTGAEAYFKAGNNAKAAALINVVRQRAAFRKANTTAENAAAATAMTITAAQVTLDFILDERSREFFGEWQRWHDLVRTRSLVRRVQEWNQEAAQYVKDFNMLRPIPQSQIDRVVEGPKFPQNSGY; encoded by the coding sequence ATGAAATCCATAAAAAACATAATAACAGCAGCCTTAATCGCCTCATTGAGTACGGGTTGCGAAAAGGTGCTCGAAGAACATCCGCAATCTCAGATCGTTCCTACCTATTTCAACAGCCCGGCGGGTGTGCTGGGCGGCATCGCCGGGGTTTACAATGACATCCGCGGTCAGTGGGGAACCGAAGGTTTCACGGTCGAAATGCAGGCCGGGACCGACGAATTCATCCAGGGAGTGAATGGGGGCGGCGGTCCTGCTTACACTTACAATGGTCTCAACAGCAGCAACTTCGGCTCTGCCTGGGGCGTTGCTTTTCAGGATATTAATACATTGAATGGCGTATTGCAATACGGCGCGACCATTGATCTGCCGGAAGCTACGCGCAAGCAATATCTGGCGCAGGCGAAGTTTTTGCGGGCATTCTGGTATTTCTATCTCGTACAGACCTGGGGCGATGTTCCCTTGCATACCGAGTTTATCACCGTGCCTTCGCAAGCCGCATCACGCCAGCCGGCAGCGGACGTGTATGCGCTCATCATCCAGGATTTGACAGAAGCAGCCGCCGACTTGCCTAACCAGCCAACGGCACCTTTCCTGGGCAAAGCCGCCACCAAGCCCGTAGCGCAACTCTTGCTCGCAAAAGCATATCTGACACGCGGCTGGCTGAACAACACGGCTTCCGATTTTACACAAGCCGCAGCGATCTGCGACGACATTATTGCCAAAAAAGCGGACTACGGGCTGGATCTCTGGCAGGATTACGGCGATGCATTCGTGCCTGCCAATGATTATGGCAAAGAAACGATGTTCGTCAGTGACCACGTACTGGACCCGAAATACGGCTATTACCAGGTCGGCGGACAGGCTGGGGGTGGAGCAGCGCAAAATTTGAGCCCATGGTTTACTAACTGGAATTACCCGAATAACAGCGGCATCAATTCGATTAAAAATGCAGCAGGCGCTTTTGTAAATAATGGCACTTCTGGCATGATCCGGGATTCCTATTATGGCCGTCCGTATGTTCGGATGCGTCCGAATTCTGATAAAATCGCCAACGGGCCTCGTGCAGGTAAGAACTATTTTCTGGATCAGGCATTTACCAACCGCAAGGTGGATTCACGTTATGCCAATTCCTTTTACACGGTTTATATTTCAAATACTGCGGTGAAAAATGAGGCAAATACTGCCAATAACCTCCGCGGGATTTCCTATACGACGGTTCCCGGCGTGGACACGGCCGTTTGGCTGCCCGATTATGAAGTGCCGGGCGCGCCGCAGTTTGTGGGAACGAGGCCATTCAAGGGCATTGTGGTGCCGCCAAGTCTTTGGAACAACGGTATTTTCCCTGCTTTGAAAAAATTCATGGATCCAAGCCGTGGCGCCAATTTTAATGATCCTTCCACACGCCCGGCTGTTCTGTACCGCTTTTCAGATGTGTATATGACGGGCGCCGAGGCCTATTTCAAGGCAGGTAACAACGCCAAAGCAGCCGCATTGATCAATGTGGTAAGACAGCGCGCCGCATTCCGCAAAGCAAATACAACGGCCGAAAATGCCGCCGCCGCAACCGCTATGACGATCACCGCAGCACAGGTTACGCTGGACTTTATTCTTGACGAACGCAGCCGTGAGTTTTTCGGCGAATGGCAGCGCTGGCATGATCTGGTGCGGACCCGCTCGCTCGTGCGCAGGGTGCAGGAGTGGAACCAGGAAGCAGCACAATATGTGAAAGATTTCAATATGCTGCGCCCCATTCCGCAGTCGCAGATTGACCGGGTCGTAGAAGGTCCGAAGTTTCCGCAAAATTCCGGATATTGA
- a CDS encoding glycoside hydrolase family 43 protein gives MMINRNALAVISASLLAFGGLGIQTTFGQGTSIKPLVTDLYTADPSAHVFNGKIYIYPSHDIEADVPQDDEGGHFQMRDYHVYSMDKIGGKVTDHGVALDVKDVPWAGKQMWAPDAAFKNGTYYLYFPVKDKEGVFRMGVATSKSPTGPFKAEPQPIKESYSIDPAVFTDTDGKSYMYLGGIWGGQLQRWHTGTYNKSLMTDLGKGHENEPALSAKVAAMSNDMLSFAEPLKDVQILDENGKPILASDTKRRFFEGAWMHKFNGKYYFSYSTGDTHLLCYAEGDSPYGPFKYKGVIMNPVEGWTTHHSIVEVEGKWYIFYHDAALSGKTHLRNVKVRELLRDASGNITTINP, from the coding sequence ATGATGATAAATCGTAATGCATTAGCAGTAATATCTGCGTCGTTGCTGGCCTTCGGTGGCCTCGGAATTCAAACCACTTTCGGGCAGGGAACCAGCATTAAACCGCTGGTCACCGACCTCTACACCGCCGATCCGTCGGCCCACGTTTTCAACGGGAAGATCTACATTTATCCATCCCACGACATTGAGGCCGATGTGCCGCAGGACGATGAGGGCGGGCACTTTCAAATGCGCGATTACCACGTTTATTCCATGGATAAGATCGGTGGTAAAGTAACCGACCACGGTGTGGCGCTGGATGTAAAAGATGTCCCCTGGGCCGGTAAGCAGATGTGGGCGCCTGACGCTGCATTCAAAAATGGCACCTATTACCTTTATTTTCCTGTCAAAGACAAGGAAGGCGTCTTCCGCATGGGTGTGGCCACCAGTAAATCACCAACTGGTCCGTTCAAGGCTGAGCCTCAGCCGATAAAAGAAAGTTACAGCATCGATCCGGCCGTTTTTACAGACACGGACGGTAAAAGTTACATGTATCTGGGAGGGATCTGGGGCGGTCAGTTGCAGCGCTGGCATACAGGCACTTATAACAAGAGCTTGATGACGGACCTGGGCAAAGGCCATGAAAATGAGCCCGCACTAAGCGCCAAGGTAGCAGCCATGAGCAATGATATGCTATCCTTCGCCGAGCCTTTGAAAGACGTTCAGATCCTGGATGAAAACGGGAAGCCGATCTTAGCGTCTGACACCAAACGCCGCTTTTTTGAAGGCGCCTGGATGCATAAATTCAATGGTAAATATTATTTCTCCTATTCTACCGGCGATACACATTTGCTATGCTATGCCGAGGGCGACTCTCCTTATGGCCCATTCAAATACAAAGGTGTGATTATGAATCCCGTAGAAGGCTGGACGACACATCATTCCATTGTTGAAGTCGAAGGCAAATGGTATATTTTCTATCACGATGCGGCGCTTTCAGGCAAAACGCATTTGCGCAATGTGAAGGTCAGGGAATTGCTAAGGGATGCCAGCGGGAACATTACAACCATCAATCCTTAA